One part of the Treponema sp. OMZ 787 genome encodes these proteins:
- a CDS encoding type II toxin-antitoxin system RelB/DinJ family antitoxin, whose amino-acid sequence MASTLVQIRVDEKLKDDVTAVYEQLGLDLSTAVRIFFKRSVAENGIPFNMKLENTKQTLIKKEIPPDILSAMQSMSKSAAIYGVSEMSIEEINNEIDAARKGK is encoded by the coding sequence ATGGCAAGTACATTAGTTCAAATTAGGGTTGATGAGAAACTGAAAGATGATGTGACTGCTGTTTATGAGCAGTTAGGATTAGACTTATCCACAGCCGTACGTATATTTTTTAAGCGTAGTGTTGCTGAAAATGGGATTCCTTTTAATATGAAACTGGAAAATACCAAACAAACTTTAATAAAAAAAGAAATCCCTCCGGACATTCTTTCAGCAATGCAATCTATGTCTAAAAGTGCAGCAATTTATGGCGTTTCCGAAATGAGCATTGAGGAAATTAATAATGAAATCGATGCAGCACGAAAAGGAAAATAG
- a CDS encoding GNAT family N-acetyltransferase, whose product MINIIKIENKDEKAKIVEEVLTDLPEWFGLPESTKEYINDSKELDLWAAKENDKIIGFITLTESSPDCADVHCMGVKKIYHNKGIGTLLFNELKKFASTKYDYIQVKTVDEGHYKEYDQTIAFYKKQGFKKLEVFPTLWDEWNPCLVMIQKL is encoded by the coding sequence ATAATAAACATTATAAAAATAGAAAACAAAGACGAAAAAGCAAAAATTGTCGAAGAAGTTTTGACGGATTTACCGGAATGGTTCGGCTTGCCTGAAAGCACAAAAGAGTATATCAATGATTCAAAAGAATTGGATTTATGGGCAGCAAAGGAAAATGATAAAATTATCGGGTTTATAACATTAACCGAATCAAGCCCAGATTGTGCTGATGTGCATTGCATGGGAGTAAAAAAAATATATCACAATAAGGGAATCGGCACATTATTATTTAATGAGCTGAAAAAATTTGCTTCAACTAAATATGATTATATACAGGTAAAAACGGTAGATGAAGGACATTATAAAGAATATGACCAAACAATAGCCTTTTATAAAAAACAAGGATTTAAAAAATTAGAAGTTTTTCCCACACTCTGGGATGAATGGAATCCTTGCTTGGTAATGATCCAAAAATTATAA